Proteins encoded in a region of the Prunus persica cultivar Lovell chromosome G4, Prunus_persica_NCBIv2, whole genome shotgun sequence genome:
- the LOC109949023 gene encoding vinorine synthase-like: MATEIKVEIIQRQTVKPSSPTPHHLRNYKLSILDQIAPQTYIPILLFYSNAADATSHNVMATNERCQHLMQSLAKTLTHFYPLAGRIKGDTMIECNDDGAEFVEARVKCSLSEIFEHPDAKMLRRFLPVEPESREAGTGTLLLVQVNLFECGGMSIGFSISHKFGDATTLSTFINCWTAAAHDQSNMLSLPKFGAASLFSPLNFSNSEPLPSMEVNKEKFITRRFVFDASKIAALRSKVTSSVVPKPTRVEAASALIWKCKIEASSRSSSNMLGTSLIRPSLFCHVVNTRKMAVPPLPENLVGNLINLSTTNYSHSGENTTVIDLKGLVAKIRGGLEETKELSAAGVVFDSNEAWKKVIWYINLMKNDDIDKFSCSSWCRFPFYEADFGWGKPSWVSYVAFAVNNATVLMDKRDGNGIEAWVTLSQENMALFESNKELLAYASLNPRVTN, from the coding sequence ATGGCCACAGAAATCAAGGTTGAAATCATCCAGAGGCAAACAGTTAAACCATCCTCCCCAACTCCTCATCACCTTAGAAATTATAAGCTCTCTATTTTGGATCAGATTGCCCCTCAAACCTACATCCCAATCCTTCTCTTCTATTCCAATGCTGCTGATGCTACTAGCCATAATGTCATGGCCACCAATGAAAGATGTCAGCATCTAATGCAATCCTTAGCTAAAACTCTCACTCACTTCTACCCTTTGGCAGGAAGAATCAAAGGTGACACCATGATTGAATGTAACGATGATGGAGCTGAGTTTGTGGAAGCCCGGGTCAAGTGTTCCTTATCAGAGATTTTCGAACACCCAGATGCCAAGATGTTAAGACGATTCCTACCAGTTGAACCCGAGTCCAGAGAAGCGGGCACCGGCACGTTGCTTCTTGTTCAAGTCAACTTGTTTGAGTGTGGTGGAATGTCAATTGGGTTTAGCATTTCTCACAAGTTTGGTGATGCCACAACACTAAGCACATTCATCAATTGTTGGACTGCAGCTGCCCATGATCAGTCAAATATGTTAAGCCTTCCCAAATTTGGTGCTGCATCTCTGTTTTCTCCACTAAATTTCTCTAACTCAGAGCCACTGCCATCCATGGAAGTCAATAAGGAAAAGTTCATAACAAGGAGGTTTGTGTTTGATGCCTCAAAGATTGCTGCTCTCCGATCTAAGGTAACCAGCTCAGTTGTGCCCAAACCAACAAGAGTAGAAGCAGCTTCAGCACTCATTTGGAAATGCAAAATTGAAGCATCATCCAGATCATCATCAAACATGTTGGGGACTAGTTTAATAAGGCCATCACTCTTCTGTCACGTTGTGAACACGCGTAAAATGGCAGTGCCACCCTTGCCAGAAAACTTGGTTGGGAATCTAATAAATCTTTCGACAACCAACTATTCTCACTCTGGAGAGAATACTACTGTGATAGATTTGAAAGGCTTGGTTGCAAAAATCAGGGGAGGActtgaagaaacaaaagaacttTCTGCTGCCGGAGTAGTATTTGATTCTAACGAAGCATGGAAAAAAGTGATATGGTACATAAACCTGATGAAAAATGATGACATAGACAAGTTTAGCTGCTCAAGTTGGTGTAGGTTTCCATTTTATGAAGCCGATTTCGGGTGGGGAAAGCCATCATGGGTGAGCTACGTTGCTTTTGCAGTTAACAATGCAACTGTTTTGATGGACAAAAGAGATGGCAATGGAATAGAAGCTTGGGTGACTCTGAGCCAAGAGAACATGGCCTTATTTGAAAGCAACAAGGAGCTGCTTGCATATGCTTCTCTGAACCCTAGGGTCACCAACTGA